From Cellulomonas oligotrophica, a single genomic window includes:
- a CDS encoding response regulator, whose amino-acid sequence MIRVLLVDDQALLRMGFRLVLEAEDDLQVVGEAGDGRAALDQVAALAPDVVLMDVRMPGTNGIEATQRVVDAHPGTRVLILTTFDLDEYAFAALRAGASGFLLKDAHPSDLVAAIRSVASGDAVVSPRVTRRMLEMFSDRLPAGAPEPDGLDPRLRALTPRELEVLGHVAEGLSNAEIAQRLFLSEATVKTHVGAILAKCAVRDRVQAVVLAYETGLAGRTR is encoded by the coding sequence ATGATCCGCGTCCTGCTGGTCGACGACCAGGCCCTGCTGCGCATGGGCTTCCGGCTCGTGCTCGAGGCGGAGGACGACCTGCAGGTCGTCGGCGAGGCCGGTGACGGGCGTGCCGCGCTCGACCAGGTCGCGGCCCTCGCGCCCGACGTCGTGCTGATGGACGTGCGCATGCCCGGTACGAACGGCATCGAGGCGACGCAGCGGGTCGTGGACGCGCACCCGGGCACGCGCGTGCTCATCCTCACCACGTTCGACCTCGACGAGTACGCGTTCGCGGCGCTGCGCGCCGGGGCGAGCGGGTTCCTGCTCAAGGACGCGCACCCCTCGGACCTGGTGGCGGCCATCCGCTCCGTCGCGTCGGGCGACGCCGTGGTCTCCCCGCGCGTGACCCGCCGGATGCTGGAGATGTTCTCCGACCGGCTGCCCGCCGGCGCCCCCGAGCCCGACGGCCTCGACCCACGGCTGCGCGCCCTGACCCCGCGCGAGCTCGAGGTGCTCGGGCACGTCGCCGAGGGCCTGTCGAACGCGGAGATCGCCCAGCGCCTGTTCCTGTCGGAGGCGACGGTGAAGACCCACGTGGGCGCGATCCTCGCCAAGTGCGCGGTCCGCGACCGCGTCCAGGCCGTCGTCCTCGCCTACGAGACGGGCCTCGCCGGCCGCACCCGCTGA